From the Rhinoderma darwinii isolate aRhiDar2 chromosome 12, aRhiDar2.hap1, whole genome shotgun sequence genome, one window contains:
- the LOC142665253 gene encoding olfactory receptor 5AS1-like, whose protein sequence is MEVSNLTYPSVFILCGLSDVRYLKVACFIVVLVMYMITLSGNLLLIILVRINPTLQTPMYFFLCNLSFIDICFSTAIVPKILVNTLAKDRSISLLGCAAQMYFSLALGSTECFILAVMAYDRFAAICRPLHYNTIMNKKLCTALAAGSWCVCFMNSAIHVVLTFQLPYCRSHQVNHFFCEMPPFLRLSCKDIWLNEIAMYISAGIIAMCSFFLTLISYIHIISTILKIRSSHGRHKAFSTCASHLTVVTLYYGTIMFMYLRPRATSLPETDKTVSIFYTAVTPMLNPIIYSMRNKDVKGAVKKTFHKV, encoded by the exons ATGGAAGTTTCCAATTTAACATATCCAAGCGTCTTCATCCTTTGCGGGCTGTCAGATGTCCGATACCTTAAGGTAGCCTGCTTCATTGTTGTTTTGGTAATGTACATGATCACATTATCAGGAAATCTTCTCCTCATCATTTTGGTGAGAATTAATCCAACCTTACAGACGCCTATGTACTTTTTCCTATGTAATCTTTCTTTTATTGACATCTGCTTTTCTACTGcaatagttccaaaaattttagtCAACACTCTTGCCAAGGACAGAAGTATTTCCCTGTTGGGATGTGCAGCCCAGATGTATTTCTCCTTAGCACTAGGTTCAACAGAGTGCTTTATTCTTGCCGTCATGGCCTATGATAGATTTGCTGCCATTTGTAGACCATTGCATTATAACACCATCATGAACAAGAAACTGTGTACTGCTTTAGCTGCTGGATCATGGTGTGTTTGCTTCATGAACTCGGCCATTCATGTGGTCCTCACCTTCCAATTGCCCTATTGTAGATCCCACCAAGTCAACCACTTCTTCTGTGAGATGCCTCCATTCCTTCGATTGTCTTGTAAGGATATTTGGCTCAATGAGATTGCAATGTATATCTCAGCTGGGATCATAGCCATGTGTTCTTTCTTCTTGACTCTAATTTCATATATCCACATCATCTCCACCATCTTGAAAATTCGTTCCTCACACGGGAGACATAAAGCTTTCTCCACATGCGCCTCCCACCTAACGGTTGTGACATTATATTATGGGACTATCATGTTTATGTATCTGCGTCCCAGAGCCACCAGCTTACCAGAAACAGACAAGACTGTGTCCATTTTCTACACAGCAGTGACTCCAATGTTGAATCCCATCATCTACAGTATGAGGAATAAAGATGTCAAAGGAGCCGTAAAAAAGA CCTTTCATAAAGTTTAA